A genomic window from Candidatus Cloacimonadota bacterium includes:
- a CDS encoding DnaJ domain-containing protein translates to MDARTREIKNALLILFEHKMLLSYYANNPIKTHNIKKAFRRKAKYFHPDKSKVFGINERELTSKFQIINEAYNLLLDLLDQKDKIIVRIISKSSTDNYTQDFSILKRFYNGNLPKRKLRFAEFLFYSKVINFHSMIKAIVWQRKNRPIVGKLGVQLGYMTQNDIRFIIRNRQYSEQFGQTAARLGLISPYQLRVILRKQKKFKCLIGEYFTNEKIITHFEIGRLLYEHRKHNFSLSRM, encoded by the coding sequence ATGGACGCACGCACAAGAGAAATAAAAAATGCACTTCTGATTTTATTCGAGCATAAAATGCTTCTTTCGTATTATGCAAATAACCCCATAAAAACTCACAATATTAAAAAAGCATTTCGCCGGAAAGCTAAATACTTTCATCCCGATAAATCGAAAGTTTTCGGAATCAACGAGAGAGAATTAACTTCCAAATTTCAAATTATCAATGAGGCATATAATTTATTGCTTGATCTTCTTGATCAAAAAGATAAAATTATTGTAAGAATTATTTCTAAGTCTTCCACAGACAATTATACCCAAGATTTTTCTATCCTGAAACGTTTTTATAATGGAAATTTACCAAAACGAAAACTCAGATTTGCAGAATTTCTTTTTTATAGCAAAGTGATCAATTTTCATTCAATGATAAAGGCGATAGTATGGCAAAGGAAAAACAGACCTATAGTTGGAAAATTGGGTGTTCAGTTGGGTTATATGACTCAAAACGATATCCGTTTTATAATTCGAAATAGACAATATAGTGAACAATTTGGTCAAACTGCAGCGAGACTTGGTTTGATTTCACCTTATCAATTGAGAGTCATTTTGAGAAAGCAAAAAAAATTCAAATGTCTTATTGGCGAATATTTTACTAATGAAAAAATTATTACTCATTTTGAAATAGGACGACTTTTGTACGAACATCGAAAGCACAATTTCTCTTTATCAAGAATGTGA
- a CDS encoding putative DNA binding domain-containing protein, translating to QPENRRLELKEIIKNPLGIAKTVVAFCNGAGGELYLGIKDKPRNIMGIPDGELFSTEEKINNIIFDSCYPTIIPEISFFNIEDKTVIRVKIFRGSQPPYYLKAKGKPDGTYIRVGSSNRLASEEIIAELERAKHNLSFDSMILSDINFGELNFPNFKKHFEEKTGRELNLKALEKLGLVKKQADQIYPTNSLILLSDSEQKNRLFPYAKVECARFKGIKTDTFLDQASFVNSISLQPDKVIDFIKRNIAKGSRMNGIYREDHWEYPLEAIREAVINAIVHRDYSLLGKDIKIAIFDDMLEITSPGTFPPSLDFKPLPIGQSEIRNRTIAPIFKMMGMIEQWGTGFRKITESLYEYPGIEIRYSEPGIAFQIQFCKREKNDKKQTNTPQAPHKYPTSTPQAPHKHPTSTKQVENVLKFCKTAKTRNEIQIHLKLKDRKYFSQKIFNPFLENGHIKMLYPDKPQSPKQKYITTIKGKEYLKSLENSDEKINLKEL from the coding sequence CCCAGCCGGAAAATAGGCGATTAGAATTAAAGGAGATCATAAAAAATCCTTTAGGGATTGCAAAAACCGTTGTTGCATTTTGTAATGGAGCCGGGGGAGAATTATATCTTGGTATCAAGGATAAACCGAGAAATATAATGGGAATACCGGATGGAGAACTTTTCAGTACGGAAGAGAAGATAAACAATATAATTTTCGACTCTTGCTATCCCACGATTATTCCGGAAATTTCGTTCTTTAATATTGAAGATAAGACTGTGATAAGAGTAAAAATATTTAGGGGCAGTCAACCGCCTTACTATTTAAAAGCAAAAGGGAAACCGGATGGAACTTACATAAGGGTCGGTTCTAGTAATAGATTGGCTTCGGAAGAAATTATTGCAGAATTGGAAAGAGCAAAACATAATCTATCTTTTGATTCAATGATTCTATCTGATATTAATTTTGGAGAACTTAATTTTCCCAATTTCAAAAAACATTTTGAAGAGAAAACAGGCAGAGAACTAAATCTGAAAGCTTTAGAAAAATTAGGATTGGTAAAAAAACAAGCAGACCAAATTTACCCTACCAATAGTTTGATTTTATTATCAGATTCAGAGCAGAAAAATAGATTATTCCCATATGCAAAAGTAGAATGTGCCAGATTTAAAGGAATTAAAACTGATACATTTTTAGATCAAGCCAGCTTTGTAAATTCTATATCTCTACAACCTGATAAAGTCATTGATTTCATCAAACGAAATATCGCAAAAGGCTCTAGAATGAATGGGATTTATAGGGAAGATCATTGGGAATATCCGTTGGAAGCCATTCGGGAAGCAGTTATAAATGCCATTGTTCATAGAGATTATTCACTATTAGGAAAAGATATAAAAATTGCTATTTTTGACGATATGCTGGAAATAACCAGTCCCGGAACTTTTCCACCCTCTCTTGATTTTAAACCTTTGCCAATAGGGCAGTCCGAGATTCGCAATCGTACTATTGCACCGATTTTTAAAATGATGGGAATGATCGAGCAATGGGGTACTGGATTCAGAAAGATCACAGAATCTTTATATGAATATCCTGGAATTGAAATAAGATACTCCGAACCCGGAATTGCATTTCAGATTCAGTTTTGCAAAAGGGAAAAAAATGATAAAAAACAGACAAACACCCCACAAGCACCCCACAAGTACCCCACAAGTACCCCACAAGCACCCCACAAGCACCCCACAAGCACCAAGCAAGTTGAAAACGTTCTTAAATTTTGTAAAACAGCAAAAACACGTAATGAAATACAAATTCATTTAAAATTAAAAGATAGAAAATATTTTAGTCAGAAAATTTTTAATCCTTTTTTAGAGAATGGGCATATAAAAATGTTATACCCGGATAAACCCCAAAGCCCAAAACAAAAGTATATCACGACCATAAAAGGTAAAGAGTACCTTAAATCATTAGAAAATAGTGATGAAAAAATTAATTTAAAAGAATTATAA
- a CDS encoding ATP-binding protein translates to MAQNHPSILKNKLIAQPENRRLELKEIIKNPLGIAKTVVAFCNGAGGELYLGIKDKP, encoded by the coding sequence ATGGCACAAAACCATCCGAGCATATTGAAAAACAAACTAATTGCCCAGCCGGAAAATAGGCGATTAGAATTAAAGGAGATCATAAAAAATCCTTTAGGGATTGCAAAAACCGTTGTTGCATTTTGTAATGGAGCCGGGGGAGAATTATATCTTGGTATCAAGGATAAACC
- a CDS encoding competence/damage-inducible protein A: MLKIFVLTIGNEILQGKTVNTNLAFIGNELSQIGLQITSSATVKDEQESILQLLREANRKFDIIITTGGLGPTRDDLTKSCFANFFHAPLKLDDVVWNDIKKLYKNDVNNIPESAKSQAEVPFGCKIIRNEIGTAPGLHYESGNSHFFALPGVPAEMQRMMRKYIIPFLKDNFSLPTLYMKTIHTFGIRESKLSELIQNVQIESDVNIAFLPQNACVDIRLYSYDRKKYRRALGRIQAKARKYIFGYDDETLISVCHEKLIRMEKTLSVAESCTGGLIQNLFTDQSGSSKYLAGGVVSYSNRIKNEVLGVRSKTLDEFGAVSEQTVAEMLEGVQKKFNTDFSIAVSGVAGPSGGTKEKPVGLVYIGVNVDNKNTIQKFNFVGTRIQIKEKSALNAIDMLRKKLDIENEVD; encoded by the coding sequence ATGTTAAAAATATTTGTATTAACAATTGGTAACGAGATTTTACAAGGCAAAACGGTAAATACCAACTTGGCTTTTATCGGTAATGAATTATCACAAATAGGGTTACAGATCACAAGTTCAGCAACCGTAAAAGATGAGCAGGAAAGTATTTTGCAACTTTTACGAGAAGCTAATCGGAAATTTGATATAATTATTACTACCGGTGGTTTGGGACCTACTCGGGATGATCTTACAAAAAGTTGTTTTGCTAATTTTTTTCATGCACCTCTAAAACTGGATGATGTGGTTTGGAATGATATAAAAAAGTTATACAAAAATGATGTAAATAATATTCCTGAATCTGCTAAATCTCAGGCAGAAGTGCCATTTGGGTGTAAAATCATTAGAAATGAGATCGGGACGGCTCCCGGTTTGCATTACGAATCGGGAAATTCACACTTTTTTGCACTTCCGGGTGTACCTGCGGAGATGCAAAGGATGATGAGAAAATACATTATTCCGTTCCTGAAAGATAATTTTTCACTCCCAACCTTATACATGAAAACGATACACACTTTTGGAATTCGTGAATCCAAATTGAGTGAGTTAATCCAGAATGTCCAAATTGAATCAGATGTGAATATCGCTTTTTTGCCACAAAACGCTTGCGTTGATATCCGCTTATACAGTTATGATAGGAAGAAATATCGAAGAGCATTAGGTAGAATTCAAGCAAAAGCGAGAAAATATATTTTTGGGTATGATGATGAAACCCTCATTAGTGTTTGCCACGAGAAACTGATTCGCATGGAAAAAACATTATCTGTGGCAGAATCATGCACCGGTGGATTGATCCAGAATCTTTTCACAGACCAATCGGGAAGTTCGAAATATCTTGCCGGTGGAGTTGTATCATACAGCAACAGAATCAAGAATGAAGTGCTTGGGGTTCGCAGCAAAACTTTAGATGAATTTGGGGCTGTCAGCGAACAAACCGTAGCGGAAATGCTTGAAGGGGTTCAGAAAAAATTTAACACTGACTTTTCCATTGCAGTCTCAGGAGTTGCGGGACCAAGCGGTGGAACAAAAGAGAAGCCCGTAGGACTCGTTTATATTGGTGTAAATGTTGACAATAAAAACACAATCCAAAAATTCAATTTCGTAGGAACCAGAATTCAAATCAAGGAGAAATCAGCCTTAAATGCGATTGATATGTTAAGAAAAAAATTAGACATTGAAAATGAGGTAGATTGA
- a CDS encoding FecR family protein, which produces MKSRIFSGKKAFLVYMIVLLLGATFANLTAQSVNPFALILTVNGNVILNHEHNLQPAEVGSIIFDGDVIITKSNSDATIKFSDNGGLLKLFSNSTLTVDLSKTGAGIKKEMKLDSGEILSQIKTSIGNYSVITPTAVASVKGTMFLTSIDPGTGNTTINVYEGSVDLGNDNGIISIPAGNQGFSNGATIPNMEPMGNNQSQPVIQTQLTSNGESLSIPEPSQQTSTGGASSQSQQTSPKESAKSGVSKRSSPLNVGFGSVTIDGKMYTRIRLMPELSFWKFKLGFDFDILFDEDGNIRKEDWDDFNAYLNKILYLQFAERNDPFYARFGGFPSIKFGQGLIMRDYTNMLNYPLVRQLGAEVAVNTNIFGLGIDVFCPNIDQHNIFAGRIHAKPLTGLDIPILKNIKLGVTAATDLDQFSGIRARKNEFFPTTDLTKEEWLEQYGITHGNVSNPDTAGFANWYETNKDSLQIDNAPSNLGNKKKVTVIGADYSVPLISTKTLSLYHYGEFAQILDYGNGLIFPGFGAHFLIFDLNMDYRIFGDKFEANYFNSLYDDDRAIVVGDSIVAKSSLLENISKSTGWRGEVTTNLFNILSFSVAYEDMHGDDYDQGKSIMGELKLNTKMIPKITHAYARYSQTHAEKFAEWKTPYASINAQLGFSLNPTTVLLWDYREHYVDVDANNKIEGSEETITSTGISIQLKF; this is translated from the coding sequence ATGAAATCCCGAATTTTTTCGGGGAAAAAGGCGTTTCTCGTTTATATGATTGTTTTATTATTAGGTGCAACCTTTGCGAATCTAACCGCACAGAGTGTGAACCCATTTGCCTTAATCCTTACGGTAAACGGAAATGTGATCTTAAACCATGAGCATAACTTACAACCTGCGGAAGTCGGCTCAATTATCTTTGACGGTGATGTGATAATAACCAAATCAAATTCTGATGCTACCATAAAATTTTCAGATAACGGTGGATTATTAAAATTGTTCTCAAACAGTACGCTAACTGTAGATTTATCTAAAACCGGGGCTGGAATAAAAAAGGAAATGAAACTCGATAGCGGTGAAATTTTATCTCAAATAAAAACATCTATCGGGAACTATTCCGTCATCACTCCTACGGCTGTGGCATCTGTGAAAGGAACAATGTTTCTGACAAGTATTGATCCCGGAACAGGCAATACTACTATAAATGTGTATGAAGGTTCTGTTGATCTTGGTAATGACAATGGTATAATCAGCATACCGGCAGGCAATCAAGGATTTTCTAACGGCGCCACAATACCGAACATGGAACCGATGGGCAACAATCAATCTCAGCCGGTAATTCAAACCCAACTGACATCAAATGGTGAAAGCCTTAGCATACCTGAGCCTTCTCAACAAACTTCTACCGGTGGTGCCAGCTCTCAATCCCAACAAACATCACCAAAAGAGTCTGCCAAATCCGGTGTCTCTAAAAGATCAAGTCCTCTTAATGTGGGATTTGGTTCGGTAACTATTGATGGGAAAATGTACACCCGAATCCGCCTTATGCCGGAACTTTCTTTCTGGAAATTCAAACTCGGCTTTGATTTTGATATACTTTTTGATGAGGACGGAAATATTCGCAAGGAAGATTGGGATGATTTCAATGCATATTTGAACAAAATTTTATACTTGCAATTCGCCGAAAGAAACGATCCGTTTTATGCTCGTTTCGGTGGTTTTCCCAGCATTAAATTCGGACAGGGTCTTATCATGCGAGATTATACAAACATGCTAAATTATCCTTTAGTTCGACAGCTCGGAGCCGAAGTTGCCGTTAATACAAATATTTTCGGGCTGGGAATTGACGTCTTCTGCCCGAATATCGATCAGCACAATATCTTTGCAGGAAGAATCCACGCCAAACCTCTCACCGGATTAGATATACCCATTCTAAAAAATATCAAACTCGGTGTAACTGCTGCAACTGATCTTGATCAATTTAGCGGAATCAGAGCACGAAAAAATGAATTTTTCCCAACTACTGATTTGACAAAAGAAGAATGGTTAGAACAATATGGAATAACCCATGGAAACGTAAGTAATCCTGATACTGCCGGTTTTGCAAATTGGTATGAAACCAATAAAGATAGTTTGCAAATTGATAATGCTCCCTCTAATCTCGGTAATAAGAAAAAAGTTACTGTCATAGGTGCCGATTATTCTGTTCCGCTGATTTCCACAAAAACGTTATCCCTTTACCATTATGGAGAATTTGCTCAGATTTTGGATTATGGAAACGGCTTGATTTTCCCCGGCTTTGGAGCTCACTTCCTTATTTTCGATCTTAATATGGATTACAGAATCTTTGGTGATAAATTTGAAGCAAATTATTTTAATTCTCTCTATGATGATGATAGAGCGATTGTTGTAGGAGATTCTATTGTGGCAAAATCATCCTTATTGGAAAACATCAGCAAGTCCACCGGCTGGCGAGGTGAAGTAACTACGAATCTCTTCAATATTCTCTCTTTTTCCGTTGCTTACGAAGACATGCACGGCGACGATTATGATCAGGGAAAATCAATTATGGGTGAACTGAAGTTGAACACGAAAATGATTCCAAAAATCACTCACGCTTATGCTCGTTATTCTCAAACTCATGCTGAAAAATTCGCTGAATGGAAAACTCCTTATGCTTCCATAAATGCTCAACTCGGATTTTCACTTAATCCGACTACTGTCCTGCTATGGGATTATAGAGAACATTACGTGGACGTAGATGCAAATAATAAAATTGAAGGTTCGGAAGAAACAATAACATCTACGGGAATTAGTATTCAACTGAAATTTTAA